tccatcttcttttgatgcttcctgcatcattcaatattttgcctatagaatccttcagaattgcaactcgaggcttgaaatttttcttctcttctatcAACTTGAGAACTGTTAAGCGTGTTctgttttggctttctaactccagtctttgcacatttcattataatactttattttggcttctcaagccacccttttgaaatcttctgtttaactcttttacttcgtcatttcttccatttgctttagctactctacgttcaagagcaagtttcagagtttcttctgacttccactttggtcttttctttctttcctgtctttttaatgagcttttgtTTTCTCAATGTATTATGTCCTTGCTATCATCtcaaacttgtctggtctttggtcattagtgttcattgtgtcaaatctattcttgagatggcttcCAAAatcaggcaggatatactcaaggtcatattttggttcacGTGggcctgttttaattttcttcagcttcaacttgatggtctattctgcagttggcccctggccttattctgactgatgatattgagcttttctgtcgactctttccacagatacagttgatttaatgcctgtgttttccatccagtgaggtccacgtgtatagttgctatttatgttgttggaaaaaagtatttgcaattaataagtcattggtcttgcaaaattctgtcatgtggtcTCTGGGGTCATTTCTgttgccaaggccatattttccaactactgacccttctttttttctgactttcacaTCCcattcactagtaattatcaatgcatcttgaatgcatgtttgaccaatttcagactgcagaaattggtaaaaatcttcagtttcctcatttttggcattagcggttggttcgtaaatttgaataataactgtattaactggtctccattgtaggtgtatggatattatcttatcactgacagtgttgtagttctggatagatcttgaaatgttctttttgccgATGAACGAGACACCATTCcgcttcattttgtcattcccggcatagtaggccgtatgattgtctgattcagaattgccaattccagtccatttcagctcactgatgtctAGAATATcagtctttatgtgttccatttcattttttgttgatttctaattttcataGATTCAAACTTGGTACaaccacattttgattattagtggatgtttgcagctgtttcttctcattttgagccttgTCACATtccgcaaatgaaggtcctgaaagcttgactctgtctgtgtcattaaggttggctcttaggaggcagctcttccccagtcatcttttcagtgccttccaacttgagggtctcatcttctggcactatatcggacagtgttccactgctactcataaagttttcactggccaattttttcagaagtagacctccaggtccttcttcctagtctgtcttagtctggaagctcagctgaaacctgtccatcatgggtgaccctgctggcatttgaaataccggtggcatagcttctagtatcatagcaacacacaagccaccacagtacaataaactgacagacgcgAGgtagaggtataatttacatacagtaaaatttatCCTTTTTTAAGTGTGCAGGTCAGTAAATGAGTTTTCACAAATGTGAAACAATTACAGTTGAGTAATTACCACTACATTGAAGATATAGAaggttttcatcatcccaaacatttctcttttactcttccctttgtgtttttatttcactGTCCTGTCCAGACTTTCACCTTGCTCTTCTCCCCCATACTGTAGagatgaataattaaaaaaaaaagtagtgctgGTTTCCCATCCAAGGCAAAGAATCCCAGCCACCTgcttcattattctttttttttttttttcccctttaaattGTACATGGCGACTGTGTTTTATTTCTAAATGTCAGTTTGGGTTATTATTTTGCTCTACTACATCTTTTTTATCATTGAAATTCCTGTTTCCAGTTTTCTGTcccttaaatttttcttttcctctttccagACTGATGGAAGCCCcgcttctcttttttgctttagTGTTGTCTTAGTACTCCCATTGAGGTTGTTACCTCCTGTTCACTCTTGATCATTTAAACACAAATTCAGTAATGTTGCTCTCCTGCTTAAAGCCTTTCATTGAGCTGgataattttattctttctactttttggggatgtttgaaaatttttataataaaaaataaaacgtaaaaataagggggaaaaggaaaaaaaccgGTTACCTTCAGTGACTCCTGATTGCTGTTAACAAAAGTATCACATGGCCTGGTCTGGTATCTGCTGACTTCTCAGCCTCATGTTCACTATGGTGACCAACTCGTTGAGacttttagcactgaaagtcgcATCTCCCGGGGAAACccctcagtcccaggcaaactgggaCAGTCACCCTGTGTCCCCCCAGCTCACGCTGTATATTGCCATCATGCTGAACTATATTCCCTTTCTTATTTGCCCCttgctgtttttctctcctcagcctctcctgcCTTGTTTCCTCTGTCTGGATTACTTTATCATCACTCTCCCTCACTAATTTCTATTTATCCTTCAGTACATATTTTCGATATCATTTCCTCTATCATTCCTTAAGTCCCCCTAGTCTGGGTTAGTTTCTTTGTCTATGTTCCTTGAGACTCAAGATTTTTCtgatcatagaggtgatcacattattttATAGGTGCTGTTTTATGGACTAAAAGGGTAGGGACTTAATTTTGTTTCCTAAATCTGCTATAGTCCCTGGCCTAGAgtaaataataaatgtgtgtttgaTGAAGGAATGATTATATATGTAAAGCCATCCCTTACCTAGTAACTACTTCCCTGTTCAATTTCTGAGTCTTCTTCAAAGATGACCTTCTTCTGGAAGCCTTCTGAATAAAGTAGCTGAAAGAGAGGGACTTACCTTTTCTGAATAGCCTTGCAGAAATGGATTTATGCTATGTAATCAGTGGTTAATGTATATCTTAAATACAAGGTGAATGTAATGACAGTATATTCTTGAAAATATTTCTTATCCTCTAGATCTGCTAAAACCCAGAGGGGTTAAGTTACCTTTCTAAGATTATGCAGCTAGTCAGTGACCACATTGGCACTATGtctacatttctttatttttaaagtgctaCCTCTCTGTCATCCTTTCTTATTGACCCTAGAGTCCTTAATTGACCTATCTTATCTACTGTCCATGTGACAAACCATTTTCAAGAATGTATAACTGTATCATTTAGGATGGTTTGTTTGCGTGCTAGCTTCTATGTGTGTCCATGTGTCTGTATATCTCGTGATAAAATTAAAACTATATAAAATAAGTGCCTTCCCACCACAATGCTGTATCCCTTCTCCAAAGGCAGCCACTGGTAATAATTTCTTGTGtatcatgcatatatatattccatACATACACAAGCATATACAAACTTTGCTTTGCACACATGcttgatttaaaatttttcctcATAGTTGCAGATTTCTTTCCCCAAGCATCAAATAACACGTGACTGGTGGTATATATTTAATGTTTCAGATGAGGAGACGAGGACTGAGAATGGGAAGCTGATCACTGAGACAGACTCTTGCGGAGAAGTGAAATCATCTGGGAAAATACCTGAACCCGTACAGGCTTGTTATGAGTACTCTAACTTGGAAAGGCAGCAGGCAAAGCCCAAGGAGAAACCTGACTATAAATGTTCAGAACGTGGAGATGGATTCGTTCAGCCCTCAGACCTAATAAAACAGGAGAGTGTGCACATGGGAGAAAAACTCTATGAGTCTGAAGTGTGTCAGAGTTCTAGTCTTACAGGACATCAGAAAATTTGCTCTAGAGAGAAAAGTCATCAGTGTCACGAGTGTGGGAAAGCTTTTCAGAGGAGTTCGCACCTTGTCAGACATCAGAAAATCCATCTTGGTGAGAAGCCTTATCAATGCAAGGAGTGTGGAAAAGTCTTTAGTCAGAATGCAGGCCTTTTGGAACATCTCAGAatccatactggagagaaaccttatctATGTATCCATTGTGGAAAGAACTTTAGGCGCAGTTCTCACCTTAATAGACACCAGAGAATTCACAGTCAGGAGGAGCCCTGTGAGTGCAAGGAATGTGGAAAAACTTTTAGTCAGGCCCTGCTCCTCACCCACCATCAGAGAATCCACAGTCACTCGAAAAGTCATCAGTGTAAcgagtgtgggaaagccttcagttTGACCTCGGACCTTATTCGACATCACAGGAttcacactggagaaaaaccTTTCAAGTGTAATGTATGCCAGAAAGCATTCCGACTAAACTCACACCTTGCTCAACATGTGAGAATCCACAATGAAGAAAAACCCTATGAGTGTAATGAGTGTGGAGAAGCCTTTAGGCAGAGGTCAGGCCTTTTCCAACATCAGAGATATCACCACAAAAATAAACTGGCTTGATGAGGTAACTTCTCCTTATAGAAGATCAGAGAGGGATATGCTGACAACCAAAGAGCTCTTTGGGAAAAGTCTCTATCTAGCCAACTCTGGCATGAGAGAATTCTTGGGGGGTCAAGTTGGATGCTGCTTGCCTTCCATTCGCtctcattttaatttcttctcctCTGTTTTCCTTGAAGTCAGCTTTGGACCACAATGTAACCTGACCttatgaatgccagtaaatttccattcttcagaaaagactgccttaaactggcccaagccagatttggcccacctcgcatgtgcagaagggccagctgtgatcTTTGGTTAACTTCAACAGGAGACGCAGCAACactggaatgaatcagaagggaAATCATCACCCAGACCCCATTCTGAAGCGAGAGGTCCAACAAGAACcacgtcacctcctgtttcctgaccACCATAATTCTTGCAATGTCTTCCTTTCCCTCCCTAGTACACCTGTGCGGCCGCCATCTTCCTACCCAAATCATACATAAGCCCTGTGCTTTCCCATAGCTGAGGGAgtcagatctgaggaacttcctcccagctccttgctgtgtgcattgcaataaagttactttctctttcttgaaGGCCAGTGTCTAGATTATTGGCATGTCTGAGCACACCAGACAGAACCCATCCTCTAGGGTTAGGCAACAATTTTTGGCATCCAGCTTGGGCTCAGAGGGTCACACAAACCCTCTTGTGGAGCCTGGCACCCCCCTCGACTACGAGCAGAGCCACCACTGGCCCTTAGTATACATCCAGTCTGTTGTTCAGAAGGATTGGGTGGGTCTTCTAACTGCGACCAAGGTGGCAACCAGCCCAGAGCGTTTTTACTTTGAGAATTAGAAAGTAACTCAGATATGGACATCCACTAGGCAAGGGccattaaaattctctttttaagtGTAAGTGCTTGGAATTGGTGACTGGgagtatctggaggattgaaaaTAGGACTGAGACATCCCCATTAAGGGTAACTGAAGCACTGCTAAGAATTCTCGTTACTTGCTCCGCCACTATGCCCAAGCCGATGGCAGAGAATGGGCATCATAGTTTCTGGTTGACCACAGtccaggttttggttttggttctggttCTGAGGTAGGGAGGTATCtggagaattgaaagcaggactAAGACATCGTCATTAAGCGGAATTGAAACCCTGCTAAGACATCTTTGTTACTTACCCTGCCACTCCCACTAGCTGATGGCAGAGAACAGGCATACTAGTTTCTGGTTGACCTTGGTCAGGTTCAGGTTCTGGTTCTGGTCAtgagtgagagtgtgtgtgtgagtgagagagATGGGGAGCTAACCTAGTGTTCTCCCTAAGGTTGCATACTTAAAAATTGGTCTTCCTAACGCTGCCTGGCCTGGGTACCAGTTAGAGTTTgcaaaagagagggaaaatgggATGAAATCTCCTATAACCTTTATGTCTCTCTGGCAAAataaaaacctacaaaaacagtGTAAGCTGATGGTGCGGAGTGcaggggaagagggaggcagagataGAAGACTCCTGGTCCTTTCAGACTCGGAAAGCCATACATACTCCTTCAGCCCTTTGCCTCTGCCTGCGCCCTTCCTCCTTGTCCACCTGGGGTTGTGGGACCGGTTCCTGGCACAGTGCCAGCCCCGATGCCAACAGCCCCTGCTGCTTCACTAGTAGCAGCCACTACCCCTTTGATGGAACCCTCCGCTGGCCCTCCAATAAATTGCTCACTGGCTCCTCGTGAGCCAGAAACTCCTGGTCCTGCCCAGGGAATAATCTCCACAGTGCACGCCCATAGTAGGGGGCAATTTCTGCTGAGACAATGCCTGCTGTACTGGATCACAACAGCTAGCCTAGAGGGTTTATCTGGGTTCGTACACTGTTCTCCACCTCTGACCTGTAGATGACCAAAAAtgcacagcagctttatttgtgtCCGTCTTTGCTATGCATTGCCCTAATTGGGCTGACTGTCAGTCACTCCTAATAGTCTATCTCCAGAGGAACGGAGGATGGTCTTAGAAAAGGCACACCAAGAGGCTAACAGGTTGCATAGCCTCAACCCTCAGAATGATCCTAGACTCCCGGCACTCCAAGCTGTACCTCCCATAGATCCATGCTGGGACCCAAATGATCAGCGGGAGGCAGGACAGCTAGAAACATTAATAAAAACTGTTTGATAGTTGCTTTACGGCAAGGGGCCCCAAAATAGAAGAGCTTCAGAAAAGTTCAGGATGTACGACAAGGCTCCAAGGACAATCCCTCCAGCTTCCTAGAACAGATGTACGAAGCATATTGGCAGTTG
This is a stretch of genomic DNA from Elephas maximus indicus isolate mEleMax1 chromosome 1, mEleMax1 primary haplotype, whole genome shotgun sequence. It encodes these proteins:
- the ZSCAN26 gene encoding zinc finger and SCAN domain-containing protein 26; this encodes MATVLDSDRAKKQKRLVEKTGPLKTVREQQVQPECEVPKPEKEKDEETRTENGKLITETDSCGEVKSSGKIPEPVQACYEYSNLERQQAKPKEKPDYKCSERGDGFVQPSDLIKQESVHMGEKLYESEVCQSSSLTGHQKICSREKSHQCHECGKAFQRSSHLVRHQKIHLGEKPYQCKECGKVFSQNAGLLEHLRIHTGEKPYLCIHCGKNFRRSSHLNRHQRIHSQEEPCECKECGKTFSQALLLTHHQRIHSHSKSHQCNECGKAFSLTSDLIRHHRIHTGEKPFKCNVCQKAFRLNSHLAQHVRIHNEEKPYECNECGEAFRQRSGLFQHQRYHHKNKLA